The Sphingobacteriaceae bacterium genomic interval GCCTCGGGCCTCATGGACCAGGTGACGGAAATCCTGGTGCGGGCGCCGCGGCTCCACGTCTACAGCGGCGATGACGGCAACACCCTGCCCATGATGGCCATCGGCGCCGTGGGCGTGGTAAGCGTGGCGGGCCATGTGGTGGCTCCCGGCATCCGCACCATGATCGATGCCTTCGTGGCCGGCGACACCGATGAGGCGGCCCGCCTCCACCGGCACATGTCGCCGTTATTTAGGGCTCTGTTTGTGGAGACTAATCCCGGTCCCGTAAAGGCTGCCGTCAAACTGCAGGGGCTGGATGTGGGCCCCCTGCGGCCGCCCCTGGCGGAGCCCCGGGACGAGACCATCGCCCTCCTCCGGGAAACCTTGGCCCAGATGGGCCCGGCAGCGGGCAACTGAACCGATCATCCATACGAACTTGCACTGCTGTATTGCAAAAGCTGGAGGTGCAGTAGACCATTTCGCCTGCCCATGAAAAACTGCAAATAATACCCTTGGGTGGCCTGGGCGAGATCGGCAAGAACATGACCGTCGTCGCCTACAAGGATTCCCTGCTGGTGGTGGATGCCGGCCTCGCCTTCCCCGACGATGAAATGCTGGGCGTGGACGTGGTCATCCCCGACTTCACCTATCTCCTGGAGCGGCAGGAGCAAGTAGCCGGGGTGCTGTTGACCCACGGCCACGAAGACCACGTGGGGGCCCTGCCCTACCTGCTGCGGGACCTGCCGGTGCCGGTGTACGGCACCCGGTTCACCCTGGGTATTGTCAAAGCCAAGCTGAAAGAGTACAAGCTGGAACTTCACCAGGACTCCCGGGAAATCCAGCCGGGCCGTTGGTTCCACCTGGGACCCTTCCGCATATTCCCCGTCCGGGTCACCCACAGCGTTCCCGACGCCGTCGGCTACGGCATTGAAACGCCGGCGGGGCTGGTGGTGTTCACCGGCGATTACAAATTCGATCAAACCCCGGTGGACGGCAAGGGGCCCGACTACGATGGGCTGGTGGAGCTGGGGCGCCGGGGGGTGCTGGCCATGTGCGGCGACAGCACCAACGCCGAACGGCCCGGCTTCACCCCGTCGGAGCGGGAAGTGGGCCACACCATCACCGAGGTGTTCCGCCAGGCTCCCGGCCGGGTGATCATGGCCACCTTCGCCAGCAACATTCACCGGCTCCAGCAGGCCATCGACGCCGCCCACCAGTTCAACCGGCGGGTGGCGGTGGTGGGCCGTAGCATGGAGGAGACGGTGGCGGTGGCCCGGGAATTGGGCTACCTGCAGGACCGGGGCGTCATCGTGGAACTGCAGGAACTGATGAAGCTGCCGCCGGAGCGGAGCGTCATCCTGACCACCGGCAGCCAAGGGGAGCCCATGTCGGCCTTGTCCCGCATGGCGGCAGCGGAGCACCGCCGGGTGGAACTGTTGCCGGGGGACACGGTGCTTCTGGCCGCCACCCCCGTGCCGGGCAATGAAAAGCTGGTGCACCGCACCATCGACCGCCTCTTCGGCCAGGGAGCCACCGTCATCTACGGCTCCCACGCCGGCGTCCACGTGTCGGGCCACGGCAGCCGGGAAGAACTGAAGCTGATGCTCAACCTGCTGCGGCCCCGCTACGTCATCCCCGTCCACGGCGAGTACCGGCATCTCATCCACCATGCCCAGCTGGCCGAATCCGTCGGCGTTCCCCGGGAGCGCATTCTCATCGGCGAAAACGGCTCCGTCTTCGAGTTCTCCGGGGAGGAGGGGCGCATCGGCGGCCGGGTCCACGCCGGCGCCGTCTACGTGGACGGCCTGGGCGTGGGCGACGTGGGCAACGTGGTGCTGCGGGACCGCCGCCACCTGTCCAAGGACGGCATCGTGGTGGTGGTGTGCGCCCTGAAGAAGGACACCGGCGAGATCTTGTCGGGGCCCGAAGTGCTGACCCGGGGCTTCGTCTACGTCCGGGAAGCGGAAGAATTGCTGGAAGAGGTGCGGGAACTGGTCATCAGCGTGGTGGACGCCTGCCGGGAGCGGCAGGTGGTGGAGTGGCCCGCCATCAAGAACAAGGTGCGGGACGCCCTCCAGGACATGCTGTACAACCGCACCCACCGGCGCCCCCTCATCCTGCCCATCATTCTGGAAATCTGAAGGGGCCAAGCCCCCGCCACAGCGGCAGGCCATCCACCCCCCCGGGTGGCCTGCTTCGCATTAGGGCCCTCCCCGGGAGGCATGCTAAAAGCCGCACCCCGGCTCGCCGCCCCTGAGGAGGGGGGGAAGGGGCCGGGTTCGGCGTGGACATGGGGGGACGGCTTTGGCTCCAGGCACAGTGGACCCGTGGGAGGGGCCCGGCGACGACGGCGGCGACGAGGCCCGCCGGGAGGCGGTCAAGGAATTCGGCGCCGCCCAGCCGCCGGCCCGGGCCAAGTCGGAGATCCACACCCTGACCATCATCGGCCACGTGGAAGGCCACCTTCACCTGCCCAGCCAGACCAAGACCACCA includes:
- a CDS encoding ribonuclease J, with the translated sequence MGGLGEIGKNMTVVAYKDSLLVVDAGLAFPDDEMLGVDVVIPDFTYLLERQEQVAGVLLTHGHEDHVGALPYLLRDLPVPVYGTRFTLGIVKAKLKEYKLELHQDSREIQPGRWFHLGPFRIFPVRVTHSVPDAVGYGIETPAGLVVFTGDYKFDQTPVDGKGPDYDGLVELGRRGVLAMCGDSTNAERPGFTPSEREVGHTITEVFRQAPGRVIMATFASNIHRLQQAIDAAHQFNRRVAVVGRSMEETVAVARELGYLQDRGVIVELQELMKLPPERSVILTTGSQGEPMSALSRMAAAEHRRVELLPGDTVLLAATPVPGNEKLVHRTIDRLFGQGATVIYGSHAGVHVSGHGSREELKLMLNLLRPRYVIPVHGEYRHLIHHAQLAESVGVPRERILIGENGSVFEFSGEEGRIGGRVHAGAVYVDGLGVGDVGNVVLRDRRHLSKDGIVVVVCALKKDTGEILSGPEVLTRGFVYVREAEELLEEVRELVISVVDACRERQVVEWPAIKNKVRDALQDMLYNRTHRRPLILPIILEI